In the genome of Rhodamnia argentea isolate NSW1041297 chromosome 3, ASM2092103v1, whole genome shotgun sequence, one region contains:
- the LOC115725908 gene encoding uncharacterized protein LOC115725908: MALSKNPYTYTRMDFEDPEEKKHRKAQFLIYKVLERADAQRRPSLLRGRSSRLKVKIGRRLKRSRKRMALMVLAARVAVYRQIMYRLRSLEALVWPCRVQANDQPPTF, encoded by the coding sequence ATGGCTCTTTCGAAGAATCCGTACACATACACAAGGATGGATTTCGAAGACCCGGAAGAGAAAAAGCACCGGAAAGCGCAGTTCCTGATCTACAAAGTGCTGGAGCGAGCCGACGCTCAGAGGAGGCCCTCGCTCCTGAGAGGGCGGTCGAGCCGGCTGAAGGTGAAGATCGGGCGGCGGTTGAAGAGGTCGAGGAAGCGGATGGCGCTGATGGTCTTGGCCGCGAGAGTCGCCGTTTATAGGCAGATCATGTATCGGCTGAGGAGCTTGGAAGCTCTCGTCTGGCCTTGCAGAGTCCAAGCCAATGATCAGCCTCCAACCTTTTAA
- the LOC115725906 gene encoding uncharacterized protein LOC115725906, producing the protein MGNCCTAGSSTIWAGDDWNSLLDDGGESKKRVLDDDTDGKRVSSSSSSSSRRREMKIKISKKELEKLMERIEAQGLSLEQVLPLLINKNSSDRHRSGFAKHGSHRSWRPALHSIPETI; encoded by the coding sequence ATGGGAAACTGTTGCACAGCTGGATCTTCCACGATCTGGGCCGGCGATGATTGGAACTCGCTCCTTGATGACGGAGGAGAAAGCAAGAAGAGGGTTCTCGACGACGATACCGATGGAAAGAgagtttcttcttcatcttcttcttcttcgcgcaGGAGAGAGATGAAGATCAAGATCAGTAAGAAGGAGCTGGAGAAGTTGATGGAAAGAATAGAGGCTCAAGGACTGTCTCTAGAGCAAGTCTTGCCTCTCCTGATTAACAAGAACAGCTCCGATCGTCATCGGTCGGGTTTCGCGAAGCACGGCAGCCATCGTTCATGGAGGCCGGCTCTGCATAGTATTCCGGAAACCATCTAG